CGGAGCGCAACCTGGAGATCCTCATCGGCCAGCTGGTCAACCTGGTCCGCGACGGCGCCCCGGTGCGGATGAGCAAGCGGGCCGGCACGGTGGTCACGCTGGAGGACCTGGTCGAGGCCATCGGCGTGGACGCCTCGCGCTACGCGCTGGCCCGCTACTCCAGCGACTCGCCCATCGACATCGACGTGGAGCTGTGGACCCGGGCCAGCCGGGAGAACCCGGTCTACTACGTGCAGTACGTCGCCGCCCGGACGGCGAGCGTGGCCCGCAACGCGGCCGAGGTCGGGCTGACCCGCGGCGATGCGGACGACTTCCGGCCGGAGCTGCTCGGCCACGAGAAGGAGAACGAGCTGCTCAAGGCGCTCGCCGAGTTCCCCGCCGTGGTGTCCACCGCCGCTGAGCTGCGCGAGCCGCACCGGGTGGCGCGCTACCTGGAGGAGAGTGTGGCGCCGGCGTACCACCGGTTCTTCGACGAGCCGGCCTGCCGGATCCTGCCGCGTGGCGACGAGCCCGTCGGCGACGGCAACCGGGCCCGGCTCTGGCTGAACGACGCGACCCGCACCGTGGTCGCCAACGGTCTGCGCCTGCTCGGGGTCTCGGCCCCGGAAAGGATGTGACGGGTCATGCGGGCTCATGAGGCGGGTGCGCTGCACGGCGACATCGGTCACCGCGGTCCGGCGTGGCTGCGTACGCCGGTCGACGTCAACGCGCTGGTGCCGCAGCTGTGGCCGCGCAACGTCCAGCGGAGCGCCGACGGCGCGCTGACCGTCGCCGGGCTCGGCGTCCGCGAGCTGGCCGCCGAGTTCGGCACGCCGGTGTACGTACTGGACGAGGACGACCTGCGCTCGCGCTGCCGCGACTTCCGGGCCGCCTTCGACGGCGTGGACGTCTACTACGCCGGCAAGGCGTTCCTCTGCCGCGCCGTGGTCCGCATGATCGACGAGGAGGGTCTGCACCTCGACGTGTGCAGCGGCGGTGAGCTGGCCACCGCGCTCGCGGCCGGGATGCCCCCGGAGCGGATCGGCTTCCACGGCAACAACAAGTCGATCGCCGAGCTGACCCGGGCGGTCGACGCCGGGGTCGGCCGGATCATCGTGGACTCGTTCACCGAGATCGACCGGCTCACCGCGCTGGCGCGCGAGCGGGGCGTCCGCCCCCGGGTGCTGGTCCGGGTGACGGTCGGCGTCGAGGCGCACACCCACGAGTTCATCGCGACCGCGCACGAGGACCAGAAGTTCGGGTTCTCGCTCGCCGGCGGCGCGGCGGCCGCCGCCGCGTTCAAGATCCTCGACGAGGACGTGCTGGAGCTGCGGGGCCTGCACTCGCACATCGGTTCGCAGATCTTCGACGCCAGCGGCTTCGAGGTCTCCGCCCGCCGCGTGCTCGCGCTCCAGGCGCAGATCCGCGACGCGCGCGGGGTGGAGCTGCCCGAGCTGGACCTGGGCGGCGGCTTCGGCATCGCGTACACGACCCAGGACGACCCGGCCGCGCCGCACGACCTGGCGAAGCGGCTCCGCAAGATCGTCGACTCGGAGTGCGAGGCCGAGCGGCTGGTCGTGCCGCACCTGTCCATCGAGCCCGGCCGCGCGATCGTCGGCCCGGCCGTGTTCACCCTCTACGAGGTGGGCACGGTCAAGGACGTGGACGGCATCCGCACGTACGTCAGCGTGGACGGCGGGATGAGCGACAACATCCGCACCGCGCTCTACGGGGCGTCGTACTCCGCCACCGTGGCGAACCGGACGTCGGCCGCCGAGCCGATGCTCGCCCGCGTGGTGGGAAAGCATTGTGAGTCCGGGGACATCGTGGTGAAGGATGAATTCCTGCCCGCCGACGTGCAGCCCGGAGATCTTGTCGCGGTGCCCGGCACCGGTGCCTACTGCCGGAGCATGGCCAGCAACTACAACCACGTGCCGCGCCCGCCGGTCGTCGCCGTGCGCGGTGGCCAGGCGCGTCTGATCGTCCGGCGGGAGACCGAAGAGGACCTGCTCGCATTGGATGTCGGATGACCTCACCTGTGCGCCTGGCGCTGCTCGGCTGCGGCACGGTCGGGAGCGAGGTGGTGCGGCTGCTGCACGAGCAGTCGGCTGACCTCGCGGCCCGGGTCGGTGCCCCGCTGGAGCTCGCCGGCATCGCCGTACGCCGGCTCGGCCGGGACCGCGGCGACCTGCCGGTCGACCCCGCGCTGCTCACCACCGACGCGCTCGGCCTGATCAAGCGGGACGACGTGGACGTGGTGGTGGAGGTGGTCGGCGGCATCGAGCCGGCCCGGGGCTGGCTCGTCGAGGCGCTGCGCGCCGGCAAGAGCGTCGTCACCGCGAACAAGGCGCTGCTGGCCGAGGACGGCGGCGCGCTGCACGACGCGGCGGCGGAGGGCGGCGGCGACCTCTACTACGAGGCCGCGGTGGCCGGGGCCATCCCGTTGCTGCGACCGCTGCGCGAGTCGCTGCACGGTGACCGGATCAACCGGGTCACCGGCATCGTCAACGGCACCACCAACTTCATCCTCTCCGCCATGGACGCCACCGGCGCCGGCTTCGCCGAAGCCCTCGACGAGGCGACCGAGTTGGGCTACGCCGAGGCCGACCCCACCGCCGACGTCGAGGGTTTCGACGCGGCGGCCAAGGCGGCGATCCTCGCCTCGCTCGCCTTCCACACCCGGGTCGGCGCGGCCGACGTGCACCGGGAGGGCATCACCGAGGTGACCGCCGCCGACGTGGCCAGCGCCAAGGCCATGGGCTGCACGATCAAGCTGCTGTGCATCGCCGCGCGCGGCGTCGACGCGGCCGGGCGGGAGACGGTCAACGTCCGCGTGCACCCGGCGATGATTCCGCTTACCCATCCGCTGGCCAGCGTCGGCGACGCGTTCAACGCCGTGTTCGTCGAGGCGGAGGCCGCCGGGCAGCTCATGTTCTACGGCCGGGGCGCCGGTGGGGCGCCGACCGCCAGCGCGGTGCTCGGCGACGTGGTGGCGGTCGCCCGCAACCGGCTCGCCGGGGTGCGCGCGGCCAGCGAGAGCGCGTACGCGGACCTGCCGGTGCGCCCGATGGGTGAGGCGCTCACCCGCTACCACGTCAGCCTGGACGTGGCCGACCGGCCGGGTGTGCTGGCCGCGGTCGCCGGGGTGTTCGCCCGGCACGACGTGTCGATCGCGACGGTGCGGCAGGGCTCGGCGGCCGGCACGACCGGCCGGGGCGCGGACGCGGAGTTGGTCATCGTCACCCACGTGGCACCGGACGCCGCGCTCGCCGCGACCGTCGGGGAGCTGCGCGGGCTGGACATCGTCCGCTCGGTGACCAGCGTGCTGAGGGTCGAGGGCGGGCTCTGAGTCGTTGAGCCGGTGACGGCGGCGACGACCGCCGCCGGGGTTGCCGGATGGCGGCGACGGCCACCGCACCGGTGGCCGCGGACGTGATCCGGCCGGGCGGGGTGTCCCGCCAGGTGGTTACGCCGGCGCGCGGGTGACCGCGCTGCGGCAGGGTGGTCCACGCTGGGCGTGGTCCCGGGTCAGGGGCCGGCAGAGGGCGAGGAGAGCGACATGTGGCGGGGTCTGATCGAGGCGTACCGGGACCGGCTGCCGGTCACCGCCAGCACGCCGGTCGTCACCCTGCACGAGGGGAACACGCCGCTGCTCCCGGCGCCGGTGCTCTCCGCCCGGCTGGGCTGCGACGTCTACCTCAAGGTCGAGGGCGCCAACCCGACCGGCTCGTTCAAGGACCGGGGCATGACGCTCGCGGTCTCCAAGGCGGTCGAGGCGGGTAACAAGGCGATCATCTGCGCGTCCACCGGCAACACCAGCGCCTCCGCCGCGGCGTACGCGGCCCGCGCCGGGTTGACCTGCGCCGTCCTGGTGCCCCAGGGCAAGATCGCGCTGGGCAAGCTGGCCCAGGCGCTGGTGCACGGCGCGAAGCTGCTCCAGGTCAACGGCAACTTCGACGACTGCCTCGCGATGGCCTCCAAGCTCGCCCAGGACTACCCGGTGGCTCTGGTCAACTCCGTCAACATCGACCGGCTGCACGGTCAGAAGACCGCCGCGTTCGAGATCGTGGAGGCGCTCGGCGACGCGCCGGACATCCACTGCCTCCCGGTCGGCAACGCCGGCAACATCTCCGCCTACTGGATGGGCTACGCCGAGGACCTGGCCGACGGCCGGAGCACCCGCGCCCCGAAGATGTACGGCTTCCAGGCCTCCGGCGCGGCGCCGCTGGTGACCGGCGAGGTGGTGCGTGAGCCGTCCACCATCGCCACCGCGATCCGCATCGGCAACCCGGCCAGTTGGACGCGGGCGCTCGACGCCCGGGACGCCTCGGGCGGGCTGATCGCTGCGGTGACCGACCGGGAGATCCTGTCCGCGTACCGGCTGCTGGCCCGCGAAGTCGGCGCCTTCGTCGAGCTGGGCAGCGCGGCGAGCGTCGCCGGGCTGCTCCAGCAGGCGGCGGCGGGTCGGGTCCCGGCCGGCTCGCTGGTGGTCTGCACGGTCACCGGCCACGGCCTCAAGGACCCGGAGTGGGCGATCTCCACTGCGCCGTCCCCGACGACCATCGCCAACGACCCGCTGGCCGCCGCGCGAGCCCTGGACCTGGCCTGACCCGTAGCCGGGCCCGTCACGACCAAC
This genomic stretch from Micromonospora krabiensis harbors:
- a CDS encoding homoserine dehydrogenase, with amino-acid sequence MRLALLGCGTVGSEVVRLLHEQSADLAARVGAPLELAGIAVRRLGRDRGDLPVDPALLTTDALGLIKRDDVDVVVEVVGGIEPARGWLVEALRAGKSVVTANKALLAEDGGALHDAAAEGGGDLYYEAAVAGAIPLLRPLRESLHGDRINRVTGIVNGTTNFILSAMDATGAGFAEALDEATELGYAEADPTADVEGFDAAAKAAILASLAFHTRVGAADVHREGITEVTAADVASAKAMGCTIKLLCIAARGVDAAGRETVNVRVHPAMIPLTHPLASVGDAFNAVFVEAEAAGQLMFYGRGAGGAPTASAVLGDVVAVARNRLAGVRAASESAYADLPVRPMGEALTRYHVSLDVADRPGVLAAVAGVFARHDVSIATVRQGSAAGTTGRGADAELVIVTHVAPDAALAATVGELRGLDIVRSVTSVLRVEGGL
- the lysA gene encoding diaminopimelate decarboxylase; this translates as MRAHEAGALHGDIGHRGPAWLRTPVDVNALVPQLWPRNVQRSADGALTVAGLGVRELAAEFGTPVYVLDEDDLRSRCRDFRAAFDGVDVYYAGKAFLCRAVVRMIDEEGLHLDVCSGGELATALAAGMPPERIGFHGNNKSIAELTRAVDAGVGRIIVDSFTEIDRLTALARERGVRPRVLVRVTVGVEAHTHEFIATAHEDQKFGFSLAGGAAAAAAFKILDEDVLELRGLHSHIGSQIFDASGFEVSARRVLALQAQIRDARGVELPELDLGGGFGIAYTTQDDPAAPHDLAKRLRKIVDSECEAERLVVPHLSIEPGRAIVGPAVFTLYEVGTVKDVDGIRTYVSVDGGMSDNIRTALYGASYSATVANRTSAAEPMLARVVGKHCESGDIVVKDEFLPADVQPGDLVAVPGTGAYCRSMASNYNHVPRPPVVAVRGGQARLIVRRETEEDLLALDVG
- the thrC gene encoding threonine synthase produces the protein MWRGLIEAYRDRLPVTASTPVVTLHEGNTPLLPAPVLSARLGCDVYLKVEGANPTGSFKDRGMTLAVSKAVEAGNKAIICASTGNTSASAAAYAARAGLTCAVLVPQGKIALGKLAQALVHGAKLLQVNGNFDDCLAMASKLAQDYPVALVNSVNIDRLHGQKTAAFEIVEALGDAPDIHCLPVGNAGNISAYWMGYAEDLADGRSTRAPKMYGFQASGAAPLVTGEVVREPSTIATAIRIGNPASWTRALDARDASGGLIAAVTDREILSAYRLLAREVGAFVELGSAASVAGLLQQAAAGRVPAGSLVVCTVTGHGLKDPEWAISTAPSPTTIANDPLAAARALDLA